Genomic DNA from Gimesia aquarii:
GATAAAATCAACCATTTTTGACACGCTCAGTAAATCAAAGATGGTCCACGACTTCAAGATCCAGAAATTCGCCTAATTGCTCGGCAGCGTGTCGTGGTTGGTCCGGGGATTCGTGAGCCCGGACATCGAAGCTCATGAGATTGATGCGATTTCCCATGAAGGAATCCTCGATCAGGTTGATCTCGTAACGCGTAGCACGTTCGGGGATCTCCTCTTTGCATAACTGAAGAGCAACGCAATCATCATACGGAATGGATTTCTCGTCGTGATTTGAATAGATAATACGGATCGCTTCATTATTTGTTTCGATGCGAACGGGATAGACATCGGCAGCGTGGTCAACAATGCTGCGGTCACGGCTGAACGCCTTTCGTTTGATTTCGGCTGCATTTTCGGCGACAACAGACAATCGGCTCTTGTATCGTCGCTCATGGCCGACTTCCCACGTCGCCAGGCGATCGACTCGCAGCGGCGAGCCGTCTGCCAGGGTGATCGCGGCTTGCGTGTAGTTGTGGCTGCCCTCGGCCAGGATTCGTGACAAGGCATCAAAGACCGGCAGTGCGTCCTCGCTTTTCAAAGTGTAGCCAAGATGGGCGACCTCCTGTGTTTCAACGTGACGCAACAAAATGATCTTAAATCCACCCCAAGTGCGATGTAGCTCGGTCTTGGCCCCTACCTGGTAATCGACGACAACACTTTGGCGATTCAGCACAAGACGCGTCGGCAACAGAAAGAAGCCATATCGAACGATCACCTCATCCGCGCCCGTCGGTATCAAAACGCTGCGGGGAAAGCACAGTTGGTGAATCACTGCCCAAAGAACCAACCCGCCGGGCAGGAGGGTCGCCGCCTTGGATTCCGTCATAAAAAACAAGAGCCCCGCAAAAAAAACACCACAACCAATAATGAACGCCAGACGCTCCAGTTTGGGGCGGACCTGCGTGCCTTCTGCCGTCAGCACGGCCTTGGGATCAAACATCAACGGTCGCTTGCGGGTTTTACGGACAAGTCGATTCCAGTCAGCATCGGACGGATGGTTCATATTGGATTCTTCACGCCTTTAATAACCGGGCCTCTGCTACTCCGACGAAGAGCGCACTTAAACAGGAATTCTACAGTCATGGTTGAAAAACCACATCACACTTCCACCTCCGATACTAACGGGGCAAAACTAGTCTCGGATCATTCATTTGTGAACAAGAGCGAAAAAAAACGGACGTTTTCGTTTGAGTCAGTGCGTTCAGGTGTGGTCGCGCTCAATCAGCTTCAAAACTGATCCAAGACAGGCCACGCGTAGTTTTAGTCTGCGAAACTCGTCATTTCACGGACACACCGTAAAACCACCCAATTTGCTGACACATCATATGAGGTAGAGGAAACTGTATTTGGTTAGCAGTGAAAAGAATCCCAAAATGGCTGCAAGGGATTTTCGTCGAAATGCTTTCGCGTAACTCATCATTTGCGGGACAGTCAACTCAAACGAACGATTTACGGGTTTACTGAAGTAGCATATCAATTACGAAAGGCGGGGCAGCGGTTTGCCACACACATCACTACGGGGTGTGCAGCTTTTCAACGACGTGGCAGCAATCAGTTCTCTTTTGTGTTAAACATTTCTCCAAAGCTGACTTCAACACTCGTCGAACGTGTTTCAAATCTTTGAGGCGTTTCTCGACATCTTCCAGCCGATCTTCAATCAATTCTTGGACACTACCACAGGTCGGTGCTTCACCCGATTCATCTGATAGCAGTGCTTTCACATCTTCGAGAGTAAAGCCAATGGATTGAGCCGACTTGATGAATTTGAGCTTTTGTAACGACTCGTCACCGTAGAGTCGATAGTTCCCCGCACTACGGTCTTCGGGCTGGATAAGACTGATTCGCTCATAGTAGCGAATAGTCGTTGTTGGGATATCGGCTTCTTTTGCCAATTGGCTGATTATAAATCGCTTGTTCATTCTGCCCTAATTCCTGCGACTTTTCCGTAAAAACAGCTAAGTATTATGATCTATAACAAAACATGTGAAACAGGCTTGACCTTACACTATAGTGCAAGGTCGATAATAAGTAATTAACAACGGCTTTGCAACAACATCTATCGTGCAGAACTTGGAAAAGAACAGCTAATATGGCTTCTGAAAAAACCATACAAAACCGAATTCAGTGTCCCTCCTGCGATAAAAAAGCAAAACGGGTCAGCGCCGTCACACTGGCATCTTTACTTAACAAGGAGTCTGCTCAATTGTTCCAAACAGATGGTCATGACTGTTGCGATTCAAACGAAGAAGGCTGCACACCAATTAATGGAGATACTGGTTGGCGATTTTGTGACTCAGAAGATTGCGATGTGGTCTATTTCTCTGAGGTAGAAGACACGGTATTTAACAAATCGCAACTAAATGTTTCAGTTGGTGTGAAAGAAACGACTGGTGAGCGTCCACTTTGTTATTGCTTTGGACATTCGGTTTCCAGCATTAAAGAAGAGCTAAATACTAAAGGGCATTCCGATGCCTCTGACGATATTCGTGCAAAGATGAAAAGCCCTGGTTGTCGATGTGAAACTGAAAACCCCTCTGGTTCGTGCTGTTTGGGAAGTGTTACTAAGGGAATTAAGATAGCACAGGATGAACTAGAAATGGATAACGCTGAGATAGATACTCCAGCCACCCCATCAGGCAATAAGGGTGAGAAGATTGCCAAAATTGGAACTATTGTTTCTGCAATCATGGCATCAAGTTGTTGTTGGTTGCCACTGTTGTTGTTGGCAGTAGGAGTCTCTGGAGCAGGCATTGCATCGACATTGGAAGCCTACCGACCGTTGTTAATCATGGTAACATTTAGTTTTCTCGGTGCAGCATTCTATTATACATATCGCCCCAAAAAAGCGGCTGCCAATGGTGGGCATGGTTGCTGTGCGACAGAGCCAGTAGGTGGAGAAGATTGTTGTGCTCCGGCGGCTAAAGGTAAATTCAATATAATGTCTCTCAATAATCTGATGCTGTGGGGCGTGACAGTCATGGCTCTCGTTTTCCTACTCTTCCCGAGATATGTCGGGATAATTATCGGCGGTGATGGAAAGGCTGTTTCTGAAAACATGAACAGTGCCGTTTTCAAAATTGAAGGCATGTCTTGTGAAGGTTGCACGGAAAGTGTTTCAAAAGCTATCAGTGGCGTAACTGGTGTAAGTAGCGTGAAGGTCGATTTCAAATCGGGCACTGCAACAGTGCAACATCTTTCATGCTGTAAACTTCCCACAGATGCTGTTTTATCCGCTGTGAAGAATGCGGGATTCAAAGGCAATGTCGTACGGAACCACATTGCGAAACCAAAACCTGATAGGAAGAAATAAACTGGCCTCAGCTTACGAATTTGGCTCTATTCATTCAACAGCTTTGTTTTCAGAGTTTTTGATCGTGACTGAAACTCGTAAGCCTTCCATAATCCTTTAAAACCACCATTTTAAAAGACACTGTCTAAAATAGTGACGGGGAAATTAAGGTTTCGTAAACAGTGCAAACTGATCGTCCTATAACAATTAACTTTCGAATTGCCAGCAGTGTCACATTTTCAGTTCGAGTTGCCGGGCGCTATTTCATATCATTTCTTCGGATTTCTTTAGCCAGATTGTTTTTGTAATCTTTGGCAAGTACTCCATCAGACATGGCTGAGATGTCCTTTTAGGTTGAGAGGTTTTGTGATGCTTCTGTCTCGCTGGTTTCTATTCATGGTTTCATTTCGAATCATGTTAAATCATACAGGACGGCGGGAGATAGACAAGAGAAACTTTTGCGCAGTTTTGTCTGAGATGTGGTATGAAATTGATATTTTGTCTCGCCTACGTTGCCGGAAAGCATGCTCAAAGGGAGCGAGTCATTACGAATGTGTTCTCAATTTGCAGGTGAAGATGTGGAAAAAACAGGCGTTTTTGTGGTGTGGAAATCCTCAGTGTTCACGATGAGCACCTGCTGGAAAAATTCTCCTCGCGCGCGCGACGCAGATCAGCTAGTTTCAAAAATGGTATGACGGTGTCAAGTTCAAAAAATACACTTGGATTCAAAGTGAAAATGGTTGTTCGAAGGTTACTGAAATTGTCAAGACTTTTTGATTGGGAGACTTTTGGATACTGTTTATGAATCAGTTTCTTCCGAACACAATGGAAATAAAAAGATTTAAACCGCTTCTGAGTCCGGTTAGACTGAAGTGTGGTATAAAATCAGAGTTGATTACACAGGAATCAATAAGCTTAAACTCGACTATGAGAACTTTATTATGCAGGAAGTCACACAAATTTTGAAAGCGCTGGAAGCGGGTGATGTGGCTGCTACCGATCAACTGCTGCCGATTGTGTATGCGGAGTTGAGGAAACTGGCGGGGAATAAAATCTCTCAGGAAGCACCGGGGCAAACACTGACGGCAACAGCGCTGGTGCATGAGGCCTATTTACGGTTGGTGGGGAAGGAAGAGGAGCCGCAGTGGGATCATCGGGGGCATTTCTTCGCGGCGGCTGCGGAATCGATGCGGCGGATCCTGATCGAAAACGCACGACGCAAAAAAAGACAGAAACATGGTGGCGAACTGGATCGTGTTGAGCTTCCTGAGATTGCGGTGCCCGCTCAGAAACAGTTCGATGATCTGTTGGCACTGGATGACGCTTTGACTCAATTTGCGAAGGAAAGTCCTGAGAAAGCCGAGTTGGTGAAGCTGAGATACTTCGCTGGATTAAGTGAACAGGAAGCCGCGGAGGTATTGGGAATTTCCCGTGCGACGGCCGCTCGTCACTGGGCTTATTCTCGTGCCTGGTTATTTAGCCAGATTAATTCCGATTTAAATCAAACCGAATAATTATAAGGACTTACAGATAATAAGGAGAACATGACGAAAACCAATCTTCAAAAAATTTTGTTTTTTGAAAGAAACTGTGAGGCGCGCCATATGACAAAATCGCATGGTTGAATAGTCGGGGAACAATGACTGTTCCCATTTAAAATCTTTACCTGGTGGGGCGACCCATCCTGAAGAAAACAAAATCATGTCCGACCCTGAAATACCAGAAAATCCTGAGCCGGAACCAACACGTGAGAATGTGAATCCTCAATCAGTAGAGGGTCTGTTTCTGCAGGCATTGGAAAAGAAAACTCCAGCGGAACGTGCACAATTTCTGGATGAGATGTGCGGTGATAACATGGAACAACGCCGTCGTGTTGAGGCACTGTTATTGGCATATGACGATGCGGGCAGCTTTCTGGAAAAATCCCCCATTGGATCAAGTGAACCACAGCCCGTTTCTCTTGAGTTTCTAACACCCTCCGATAATCCAGAATTGTTGGGGACACTGGGAGAGTACGATATCTATGAAGTGATCGGGCAGGGGGGGATGGGGATTGTCTTTCGTGCGCTCGATCCGAAATTAAATCGTATCGTTGCCATTAAAGTGATGTCACCACTTTTGGCGATTAACCCCAATGCGCGGAAACGATTTTTACGGGAAGCCCAGGCGGCTGCTGCCGTCAGTCATCCGCATATTGTCACGATTCATGCCGTTGACGAAGACAAATTACCGTATCTCGTGATGGAGTATGTCGTTGGCCAGTCGTTGCAGGAAAAACTTGATAAAGTCGGTTCTCTGAAAGTGACAGAAATCCTGCGGATTGGAAATCAGATTGCCGAGGGACTTGCCGCCGCTCATAAACAGGGATTGATTCACCGCGATATCAAGCCGGCGAATATTCTGCTGGAAAACGGTGTGGAGCGGGTTAAGATCACCGACTTTGGTTTGGCGCGAGCCGTCGATGATGTGACGATCACGAAGACCGGCGAAGTCTCAGGCACTCCCCAGTATATGTCTCCTGAGCAGACAACGGGAGAACGCGTAGACCAGCGCAGTGACCTGTTCAGCCTGGGTGCGGTGATGTATGCGATGTGTACCGGACGTTCGCCTTTTCGAGCGAGCAATCTGGCTGCTGTGGTGCGACGGGTTTGTGATGATACGCCACGTCGCATTCAGGAAGTCAATGAAGAGATTCCACCCTGGTTAATTGAGATCATTGATTGTCTGCTGGAAAAACGACCGGAAGATCGATTTCAAACAGCGCAAGAGGTCGCTGAATTATTGGGAACGCATTTAGCGATTGTGCAGCAGCCTGGAAAAGTACCGGCGATCGATGAGAGACCGCGAGAAACTCACAGGCAAGGCACTGAAGCACGACACACTGAAACTCAGTCGATCAAAGAAAGTGACCCACGTGCCTTCTATCCTGTTGCCCACGCGGTGATGTTCCTGGGGGGGATGGTTGCATTTTCGGAAGCACATGCACCACTTTCGTTTCCAATCAGTGCGGGGTGTGGAGTCTTTCTGGGGCTGTTGATTGCATTAGTCGTCTACGAGGCAGAACGCCGTCACGCGCAACCATTTGCCGCATTACGCATGTCTGATGTACTCTCAATGCCGATTGCCTTTGCAGGTGGTACGCTCTTGATGCAAATACTGTTCTATCTTGAATTTCTTCCCAGCATTCCCAGACCACTTCTATATCTCCTGTTTCTGTTGGGGATCCCTTTGTATTTTGTCTGGATTCTCATTAAACAGCAGGGGCATGCGGATCGAGACTTTCAGTCGAATTCGAACCAGCGACAAGGCCAATGGGTAGATCGTCTGGCAGTCTGGGCAGGTGCGTTGATGTTACTGACCCCGATCTTCATCGGGTTGTTTGGAATCGCTACAGGACGGCATTTTGCTGGAAACGTTCCAGAAATGATACTGGTGTCGCTGTTGTTCTTTGGTCCTGTGGGATTGTTAGTCCTGGTTTGTGGTGCACAAAATATCGTTCAGCCAAATTCAACTACTGCGAAAATTTTGGATGGATTATTTTTGTTGGCGTGTTTCTGTTTGGGGCCTTTGGGTATTCTGCTTTACATTGCACGCTACATCAAACGACGCGACGCGCGGGAACAAGAAAAGTCCGAGCCAACGCCGGTTAGCCCCCACCAAGATCCGATTACTGCAGAGCATAAACGCTCCAACAAACGAATTATTGTAGGAGTGATCTTAGGTGTCATCACTCTTCCGTTACTGTTTTTGTTTGCTCTTGCATTCAGACATATGAATCCCACTGAGAAATCCTGGGTCGTGAACTGGGGACTGATGACAGTTGTTGTCTGCGGGATGTTTGGAGCAATGTACTACATTAAACGGAAAGGCGTTTTGGATGCTTTGAGTAATCCATGGAAATTGATTGGCTGGCTGGTTCTTTCTGTCATGTTATTGATTCCCAGCCTGTTTGCAGTTTCATTGCTCGTGCCAATGTTAGCGAGAACGCCCGGCAGTAATGAAGTTGTGATTAACTACGATCCTGATTATCCCATTACCAAAATTATGACCGAAACAGGCAAGGCATATGATGTGTATTCCAAACCGTTTACTCTGAAGTTGACGCCGGGAAGTCATGTCTTACAAATTTCATATAACGCTAATAACTTGATACACCGATTTACAAAAAAGATAAAGAAAGAAGCCGGTAAACAACTGAAGATCGACCTGAGCACAGAGATTAAACGATTGTATGATGCCAATGTAAATCAGCGAGCTTCGGTGGATATGGAGGAGGCAGGGGAGGCTGATATGGATGGATCCTTGTTTTCCGATGACTCAAAAGCTGTGTCAGCAGAACGGAAAAAAAATCTGGGAGCGATTTTACTTAGTGGGCAGGAGCCTGGCTTACGGGCAGGGATATTTCCCGTTAATCCATTCCAGGCCAAACCTGAAGACGGTGTGTTTGGTTTTGCTGACCGGTTTTTTACTTTTGAGTCATTAACGCATGAGGTCCCCGCCGGGAAGTACTTCATACGGGTTTCCAGTAATTATGCTGGTTGGGAAATTGATGACGGAACGCCAAAGTATGATCTGACTGAGATCGAGGTGAAGCCGGGGACCATTGTTCCAGTGACGATTCAACGTGATTTCACGAAATTGGTGGAGAGTCACCCGGACTGGTCAAAGGGAGGACTGTTTAAGTTTCATTGGCCTGTTCCCGAGATGGGAGCATATTTTATGGTTTATACGCTGACACTACCGCAGGCGGAGGTCGTGCAGGAGTTGTTAGCTGCGTTTGTTGCAGGAAAGCCTAGTGTACATGAATTAGAATTAATGGAGACTGCGAACAAACATATCATAACGAAAAGTTATGCGTCGATGAAGAACCTGTTTAATAACGGGAAACATCCTGCCTGGAAAAAATTAATTGTGTCTGGCGAGGGAGAGAATACCTGGCGGTTAATCGCACCAGAGTCAGAGTTGAAGAATACACGAGACAATAAACCGAATAACGGAACAATTTTGCTTAAGATGCAGGATACAGGCCTGCGGGCGAGTCTCTTAACTACTACTGATTCAAGTTTGACTCGGAAAACCGATTATGGAATTTATTTCCCTGATCCAGATATGACATTCAAAGTTCCTGCGGGAATGTACCTCATTGAAGTCACAAGTGATGATGCTGGCTGGGTAGTTGATGATAGTGCCTCTCAATACCTTCATTCAAACATCAAGGTGAAGCCAGGAGTGCTTGATATTGTTGCGATCTCGCGCGATTATCAGAAACTGGCGGAGAATCATCCTGACTGGACGCAGAGTGATGTGTTTGAGTTTAGCTGGCCGCTTCAGGTCAAGTCTGATTGGCCCGTACCTTCTGTATCAGGTCCTCCAAAAAACTACCAACTTTCAAGACCGCAGGCAAAAGTGGTCCAACAATTATTTACCGCATATGCCGAAGGCAAACCAGACGTTAATGAAAAAATATTATTGGAAAAAGCAAACGAAGATTTAAAAAAGGAAACATACAAATCACTGAAAGAGTTATTTGACAAGGGAGAACATACTGCCTGGGGAACCTTGATTGTACCTGGTAAGGAAAAGAATACTTATCGGTTAAGAGAACCGAAATAAAAACACTGAATATAAATAGATTCAATCGCTCCACAGAAAGTCTTTTTAGTCTCATATAAAGTGTCATGTCGGTAGAAAATAATGACTGATAGGAACACTAGAAGTAGGAAATGTCGATCATGCGAGACCTGCTTACAACGATATCTTCGATTATTGTGATTTTGTTTTGTTTGTCACTTTTGTTTGTAAGTGAGGAGATTGAAACAGATCAACAATATAAGGAAGAGATTTCGAATCAGAACGCGAGTCATCAAATTTCACAGCCGCCTGATAACAAATCAATCGTGTTTAATAGAGTTCAGTCTGTGGAACTGGAACACGGGATTTTAAAGTTTTCAACGTTCGAGAATGAAACATTCAAGGAGCATTTTTTCAAGATTCGTGATAAGAACGTCATATTTACGAGAGAAGCAGACGGTGGTATGCCTTTGCATTCCATCAAATTTGTAGACAGCGGTTGTAATACTTTGTTGGTAACGATACCACCTTCGTTTGAGGTCGACATCATGAAAGATTTGATCTCAAATTAAAACGAACCCGCCAGGAATTACCGAGGCGGGTTCACACATCATTTGTCAATAAAATGATCTTCTGCGATCTGAACCGATCAGAGGCGTACCTCTTACTTCACAGGCTCACGGTCTCGAAGAGAGGGAAGATCATTTACAAAATTTTGATGCGGCATTACATACCCCCTTTCCATTTATCTAAAGAAAAATGAGACTTTCCTTAGTCTCTGTGACACATCTCATTTAGAATGGTTCGGAGAAAAAATTCGAATTCAAAAAAACTGCGAAATGTTGATGGTGCGATTCTAAAGCGATTAGAATGCGATGAGGCTTGAACTCTCTTTGAGGGATGTGAAGAACTCGTCTGTTTCAGAATCTGATTGTAAAACGTGTTCATCCGCAAAGTGCGGAAGCTTACGAATGCCAGGAGCCAGGGTTTCCTCCATCACTCCTTCGTTTTCATGTTCGTATCCCAACAGGTGGCCGAGTTCGTGCATGATGACGGACCAGAGATCCACTCGACCAGCGGCATCACTGTCGGGCAGGGCAATGAGGGATAAGTGACTTGACTGTTCGAACTCACTATGATCACCAGGTGTGTCATCAATAAACCATCCATATCCAGCCGCATTAACATCGATGTAAATTGTACCGGTAACGGCGCGACCTAATGTGTTCCCCGTAAGGTCAACGATTTCAATGTCGATATTTTCGAGTGTTTCGTTTTGGCTTGGAGTAAGCTGAGGACTCACATATTCAACAACACCGTCCAATACTGAGTCGGCAGCAGACTGTGAAAGAGAAACTGGTGAGGTTTGCGGTTCAGCCTGAGACGTATCGGCAATCAGTAGATTGTTCCAGGCTTCAGGGAAATTCTGGGAATACACGATCGTAGATTGATTTGATTTCCGCTTGCCATAGTTACTGGCAAACAAGATCAAGTCTTTAAAGTTGACTCGATCACTTTGATTCAAATCAGCAAACCAGGAATAATTTGAATTCGATTCGCTGGGTATCGTATTGTAGGCACTGGCAAATAACATCAGATCTCGGAAATTAATAGCGTCGTCATCGTTTAAATCATAGGGGTTCGCGTAGATTTTTGTTTCAGGTGATGGACCATGAATCTCTTCGCTGGGAGCGCCTCCTACAAAAATGACTTCTGGTTGTCCGATTGAAAAATCAGGACTTTGCGGGTTTAGACTCTGGACTTGCAAGTCCAGGTCGATTGAATCGTCATTGGTTGACTCAAATCTGATGCGGGCAAAGAGTACATGTTGATCATCTCCTGCATCAGTCAGACTTGTCTCCGCTGTTAAGTCCTCAATCGTTCCTGTTAGATCATTGATAGTTCCTGTTTGATTCAATGTGAACGCGGCACCATATTCAATGCTGGTGGCGGTTGTGATCTCAGTGTTATAGGTCAAGTTAAGATTCGCTGACAGAATTCCTAAATCTCCTGTGGATGGTTTATTGATCCAGATTTCTAACCAGTAACCACTCCATTCATCTAGCCAGCCAAGATTTTCAGGAAGTGCACTGGATTCTCCATTGCTCTGTGTAGAAGTCTTTGATTTAACAACTCGTAAATCAATCTGAGTGAAAGGCGTTTGAACTTCATAAGCACCGATATCAATTGTACCATCAATAATACGATCAAAACCTGTACCACGTTGATCATTATTTAATCCTGCAAGAATAGCGGCTGAATTGTCTCCTGCATTAATCGCAAGACTTCCTATTAGTAATGCATGTGTCTGGGTAAGACCTCCATTGTTGCTCAGAACTGGATCAAGTAAGCCTTCAATGTTGTGTTGTATAATACTAGTATTGTTCGCAAAATTGCCGAAGATCTGTGAATCCAGACCTGCAGTATTCCCAGCAACGATGCTGTTTGTAATCGTCGGTGTCACCAAGTGGCTATAAATCCCGCCACCCTTGCTTGTCGCTGAGTTCAGAACGATGGTAGTGTTAATGATTGTCAGCGGTAACGTGCTTATGGAGTAAAGTCCACCACCCAAAATAGATGAACTGTTTCCAGAAAGAGTAGTGTTGATGGTGGTTGTCGTACCGGTTGAGCTATTATAAACAGCACCTCCTGATGAACCAGATGTATTTTCTGTGAGCGTACTTCTGAGAATTGAGAGCGTCCCCCCGTTTCCGATTCCACCACCGTTCGCTGTTGCTGTGTTTTTACTAAACGTACTATCTTCAACAGCCAAAGTAGCCAAAGAATTGAAAACTCCGCCACCACTAAACATGGAAGAGTTTTCAGTAAAGGTACTCTCAGAGATCGACACGATACCATTTAGAATATTGATGCCCCCACCAAAAAACTTTGCAGAGTTCTTCGAGAATTGACTGTGCATAATTATGGCTTCATAAATTTCCGTATGATTAGGGTTTATGGAGTGATAGATTCCTCCTCCATCATCGGTCGTTGCTTCATTTTCAGTAAAGGTTCCGTCTACTACAGCCATAGAGCCATTAATGTTATAGATTCCGCCACCATATTTTGCAGAATTTTGGACGAAAGTAGAGTTGGATACGAGATGAGTATCGCTTATAGAGTTAAAGATTCCTCCTCCATATGTTGTTGCCGTGTTACCAGAAAAGAGACTGTTGGTAACAGTCAACGAACCAGAGCTGCTATAAATTCCTCCACCTAAACCAATTTGATTAGGGTTACCAACAAGATTATCTGAAAAAGTTGAGCCTTCGACTGTTAGTAAGCCGTCACTATTATAAATTCCGCCTCCATAAGATGAACGATTTTCTGTGATGGTGGAGTTGGTAACAGATAACTCTCCCTCGTTTGTATAAATTCCTCCCCCATGAATTCGCCCCTCATTTTTGGTGATAGTGGAGTCAATAATTGAAAGAGTCTCTGAATTCCGAACCGCGCCACCTTGATCTGAATATCCATTGGTCAAATTAAGACCACTGAGTTCAACTAAGATTGATGTATTGGAATTTCCGTTATCAATGTCAAAAATGCGGCTGTTTTTATTTCCATCAATAGTAAGTTGATCTGCTCCTAAGCCGATAATCGTCAGGTTATCAGAGATTGACATTTCACTCTCAAGAACAATTGTCTGACC
This window encodes:
- a CDS encoding MerR family transcriptional regulator, with the protein product MNKRFIISQLAKEADIPTTTIRYYERISLIQPEDRSAGNYRLYGDESLQKLKFIKSAQSIGFTLEDVKALLSDESGEAPTCGSVQELIEDRLEDVEKRLKDLKHVRRVLKSALEKCLTQKRTDCCHVVEKLHTP
- a CDS encoding mercuric transporter MerT family protein; this encodes MASEKTIQNRIQCPSCDKKAKRVSAVTLASLLNKESAQLFQTDGHDCCDSNEEGCTPINGDTGWRFCDSEDCDVVYFSEVEDTVFNKSQLNVSVGVKETTGERPLCYCFGHSVSSIKEELNTKGHSDASDDIRAKMKSPGCRCETENPSGSCCLGSVTKGIKIAQDELEMDNAEIDTPATPSGNKGEKIAKIGTIVSAIMASSCCWLPLLLLAVGVSGAGIASTLEAYRPLLIMVTFSFLGAAFYYTYRPKKAAANGGHGCCATEPVGGEDCCAPAAKGKFNIMSLNNLMLWGVTVMALVFLLFPRYVGIIIGGDGKAVSENMNSAVFKIEGMSCEGCTESVSKAISGVTGVSSVKVDFKSGTATVQHLSCCKLPTDAVLSAVKNAGFKGNVVRNHIAKPKPDRKK
- a CDS encoding ECF-type sigma factor, giving the protein MQEVTQILKALEAGDVAATDQLLPIVYAELRKLAGNKISQEAPGQTLTATALVHEAYLRLVGKEEEPQWDHRGHFFAAAAESMRRILIENARRKKRQKHGGELDRVELPEIAVPAQKQFDDLLALDDALTQFAKESPEKAELVKLRYFAGLSEQEAAEVLGISRATAARHWAYSRAWLFSQINSDLNQTE
- a CDS encoding serine/threonine protein kinase, which codes for MSDPEIPENPEPEPTRENVNPQSVEGLFLQALEKKTPAERAQFLDEMCGDNMEQRRRVEALLLAYDDAGSFLEKSPIGSSEPQPVSLEFLTPSDNPELLGTLGEYDIYEVIGQGGMGIVFRALDPKLNRIVAIKVMSPLLAINPNARKRFLREAQAAAAVSHPHIVTIHAVDEDKLPYLVMEYVVGQSLQEKLDKVGSLKVTEILRIGNQIAEGLAAAHKQGLIHRDIKPANILLENGVERVKITDFGLARAVDDVTITKTGEVSGTPQYMSPEQTTGERVDQRSDLFSLGAVMYAMCTGRSPFRASNLAAVVRRVCDDTPRRIQEVNEEIPPWLIEIIDCLLEKRPEDRFQTAQEVAELLGTHLAIVQQPGKVPAIDERPRETHRQGTEARHTETQSIKESDPRAFYPVAHAVMFLGGMVAFSEAHAPLSFPISAGCGVFLGLLIALVVYEAERRHAQPFAALRMSDVLSMPIAFAGGTLLMQILFYLEFLPSIPRPLLYLLFLLGIPLYFVWILIKQQGHADRDFQSNSNQRQGQWVDRLAVWAGALMLLTPIFIGLFGIATGRHFAGNVPEMILVSLLFFGPVGLLVLVCGAQNIVQPNSTTAKILDGLFLLACFCLGPLGILLYIARYIKRRDAREQEKSEPTPVSPHQDPITAEHKRSNKRIIVGVILGVITLPLLFLFALAFRHMNPTEKSWVVNWGLMTVVVCGMFGAMYYIKRKGVLDALSNPWKLIGWLVLSVMLLIPSLFAVSLLVPMLARTPGSNEVVINYDPDYPITKIMTETGKAYDVYSKPFTLKLTPGSHVLQISYNANNLIHRFTKKIKKEAGKQLKIDLSTEIKRLYDANVNQRASVDMEEAGEADMDGSLFSDDSKAVSAERKKNLGAILLSGQEPGLRAGIFPVNPFQAKPEDGVFGFADRFFTFESLTHEVPAGKYFIRVSSNYAGWEIDDGTPKYDLTEIEVKPGTIVPVTIQRDFTKLVESHPDWSKGGLFKFHWPVPEMGAYFMVYTLTLPQAEVVQELLAAFVAGKPSVHELELMETANKHIITKSYASMKNLFNNGKHPAWKKLIVSGEGENTWRLIAPESELKNTRDNKPNNGTILLKMQDTGLRASLLTTTDSSLTRKTDYGIYFPDPDMTFKVPAGMYLIEVTSDDAGWVVDDSASQYLHSNIKVKPGVLDIVAISRDYQKLAENHPDWTQSDVFEFSWPLQVKSDWPVPSVSGPPKNYQLSRPQAKVVQQLFTAYAEGKPDVNEKILLEKANEDLKKETYKSLKELFDKGEHTAWGTLIVPGKEKNTYRLREPK